The nucleotide sequence GGCCTCGAAGAGATCATCGACGATTTTCTCTCTCAACCGGGCGAAGTGGAACCATTGACCGGCGCCGTCGTCTCCGAGTGTTCGCGCCTCCTTGCCAAGCATCGCGGGCTTGGTCTCGGCGGAAGGGACGCAGCGCTTCTTGTCATGGCAAGGAATCGCGGCGCTACCCTTGCGACGGCCGACAAAGCCCTTGCGCGAGTCGCGAAGAAAGTCGGGATCAGTGTCGTGAACCCT is from Euryarchaeota archaeon and encodes:
- a CDS encoding PIN domain-containing protein codes for the protein MILVDSNIWICFLDAEAREHAAVEKALPALLKDHDALLPAPVQLEVLHYLSRQVDEGLEEIIDDFLSQPGEVEPLTGAVVSECSRLLAKHRGLGLGGRDAALLVMARNRGATLATADKALARVAKKVGISVVNPASG